A window of Opitutales bacterium genomic DNA:
TCCCGATGAGAAAAGCGCAAACTCAAGCTATCTGGAATAGCCAAAAACTCTCCAACAGGCAAAGCCTGAGGATCGCGACGCAACAGTGTCCAGAAGCCGTTCTCCATCCAAATGTCACCTGTCCATTCAAGATCTTGATCCCCTTCACCCTCAAAATAAGAGCGTAACTCATAACGGAGGGCACCGTCCTCACGATTGATTTGCGCGTATACTTGCCCACACCAATCCTGAACCGAGGTCGTCAACTTCAATGCGCGTCCATCCTCTTCAAACAGGGGAGAGAATACCGAGGTCATCGTGCGATAGGCGTAAATGCCCGTATTAAACTCGCGCAAGGCATTGAGCTTCAAGACATCCATATCATTACTGTCACGACGATCACTCTTGACCTGCTTGGTGGTATCAAACGGTTCCGTAACGAAGATTAGAGTCGCGACGCCCGGATGCTCGTCTCCATAGCGGACCTGCTTCAGAGAGTAGGTAGTAATCTCAGCTCCATCAAACCATGTATCGCGCAGTTCCTGTTCGGTGGCAGCGGTTAGGCGGTGATGACTGCAGAATACGGACACAATAAAGAGCGAAAGGAGCAATATAGATTGAGTCATGTTACTTAGATAAACCGTCCGGCGATACATTCCAAACCGCGGCATTAGTTTGAGACGAATTTCCACTCGAGCTGCTCAATATCGTAGAATCCCAACCCCACCGCCTGAGCGTATTCAAGTAGTGGATGAGAAGAGCGAAGGATATCAAAACCCTGTTGCTGCCGCGCATCATTGAGCCGTTCGAGCATCAAAGCGTCTAGAGCGACAGCATTTGTGGACAGCCAGAGCAAGGGTTCGGAGCGCGTGTAGAGGGAGTTAAATTGAGGCCCCCCAATGTATTGATAACGCTCTAAAGATAGGAGGGTAAAGAGCCACTTCTCGCGCAATTCTGGAATCGATGCGATCTCCGCCACAGCCACAGGACCGGTGGTACTGCTATTTAGAAAGCGCCGTGTATTCGAAACCGCGTAGACGGATGCATTAGTTAACGCCCCATGTAACAACAAGATACGGTGGTCTGAAACCACGGGGAGATTGATCCAAAAATCGACATCCAAGAACAAATTTGTGGGCAGATAACTCCTTCGCTCTTCCTCAGTGATATTCCGCTCACCACGCTCATCTTCGAACGTGACACTCCCAAAACTCCGCGGACGTGGCGGAGGCAATGGATTATCATAAAACCAGACCGGATCGTAATAAGCCTCAGAGTCTAACGGTTGAACAGACATACCCTCGAAGGCCGTCTCCAGTTGACTCAGCGACGGCAAGAATTGGGCCTCCCGCAGTTGCGAGGTATTGAGGTCAACGATACGGATATCCTCGCGTACAAACCCACGCTTCACCAAAGCGTCGGCCACAGCGCTGACAAGATTTAGCGGCGTTGCCAAGCCACCTCCCTGGGCCGTCTGAACTTTAAGAGCAACGATACCCGTCTCTCCTGGGGTGATCGGTTCTCCACGTTCTCTTTCAAAACTTTGAACAATCGCCTCGACAGAGGCATCATAGGCAGTGGCAGAAAACTCGCTTATATCTGTTTCCCAAATATAGCGCTCAAGCAAGTCCCTCTGCACAAAAGTATCCTGGGCATCGAGCGCGATGACACATAATAACATTAAAAACAACCCGACAAACCGCCGTCTGGACTTATCTCTGAATCCTTGCATCCCCGACATCTTCAGCTTTTCAATCTGTACTTCATGGCTTCAAGCATTAAACGGATAATTCTCCTCTATGTTCCCTGCGTTCTTGGATCGATCTGGTTCAGTGGCTGTAGCAATGAAGCCCAACGCACTGAGTCAGCACTCAATCAAGCACAAATCGCCTATGATGCGAGTGCCTTTGGCCAAGCGGTCACCATTTTGGAACCCCTTGCCACGTCAAATCCAGACAATGTCGATATCCATGAACTACTGGGAAAGAGCTACCAGAGACTTGGAGACTATCTGGGCGCTGCTATTATATTGAGGGAAACCTATACAAAAGATCCCGCACGTATCCATTTAGCAAAGGACGCAGCCAAGAGTTTTGCCGCAGCAGGTGATTTTACTTCCGCGATCGCGGCCTACCGTAAATACCTCAACATTTTTAGGGACGATGCTCATGCTATGCGGGGGCTCGCTGACGCGTGGCTTGTTACAGGTCGCGACACACCTGCACTGGAGTGGCTGCTTCTTCTGGAGAAAAGCGCGCCACCGTTGTTCACGCGCGAATACATCTTGGAAACCGCTCGGATTTACCGTCAATCGGGCCTTAACGTCCAGGCTAAGCGTTACTACCAGCGCCTTGAATCAGATGAAGATCTTTCCTACTCGTTACCCGCACAACTCGCATTGATTGACTTAGCGGCTCGTGACCAGGAGTGGGAGAACGTCAAAATCAGAATGGCCATGGTGGATAAGATCGCCCCTGGAGCTTTTGATGCGAGCCCTGTCGGTGCGCTGCGCGAGCAACTCGCCGAGCGCGAGCGCAACTTAGCCCGTTTAGCTGAAGAACAGGCTAAACAAGAGGCTCTAGCAGAAGAAGCGCGGGAAGCGCTTATTTCTGCATCAACCGCCTCGGAAACCTCCGAGACGGAGGCGGAGCAGGAGATCACCCAGCCCGAACCGACGGAGCCTGAATTTGCCGAAGTAATCGAGTCAGCACCAACTGTTACGCCTCCAGCTGATGGCGATGGCATTCAAGTATCGGCGTCAGACGATACACTTGCGTCAACAACAACAGAAGTTCAAGAGCCTGAGACAGCGGATTTAGCCATACCCGATATTGACCCAAGCGAGCCTGATTCAACCGCAATACTAACAAAACCCGACGTTTCAAGTGAGGACGTGACAAGTGACAGTTTAAAGACGCGTTCTGAACTTATTTCACGAGGAGACACACTACTCGAACAGGACGACTACGAAGGCGCGGTGAACGCCTACTATGATGCCGATGCCCGCTCACCCAACGACCCCATAATCTGGGAACGCATCTCTCAAGTATTTCTTCAACAAGGGAGTCCTCGACAGGGAGAGATAGCCATGCTCGAAGCAATGCGCCATGCACCCGACGATGCAGAACTACGCATACGCTATATACGCATGATCCAAGGCATGGGGGACCCAAAAAAACTCATGCGCGTCATAGAGAGCGCAAAACAACGCTTTCCCGAAAATGCGCAAATAACACTTTTGCTTGCGCGTGCGTTTGAACGGATCGAGCGCAACGAACGCGTTGCCCGCTTTTACTATGAGCAGTTTCTCGATCTAGCACCCGATTCGCCTGAGGCAGAGTCCGTGCGTGCGCGCCTCATCAGCCGCTAGCCGCCCATCAGATGCCCCGCATTGCCCGCAAGACTATTGAGGATATCCGTGCCCGCGTCGACCTTTACGATGTTGTATCTCCCCACGTTGAACTCAAGCGCGCCGGGGCATCTTGGAAGGGACTAAGCCCATTCAATTCTGAACGGACACCCTCGTTTTACGTTCATCCGGATAAGGGCTTCTACAAATGCTTTAGTAGCGGAAAAGCGGGAGATCACTTCAGCTTCGTCGAAGAAGTCGAGAATATATCTTTCGAAGAAGCGGTCGAAACACTGGCAAAGCGCTTCAATATCTCAATCGAGTACGAGGCAGGTGGCCCCAGTCGCGAAGAACGCAGTCTGCGTCAGGAGTTATTCGACCTCCACGAAGTGGCCGCACAGTGGTTTCGCGATGCCTTCCAAGCCTCAAATGAAGAAGGAGAGTATGCACGCGATTATTGGACTGAGCAGCGAAAATTTAGTGCAGAAACTGGCGAGGATTACAAAATAGGTTGGGCCCCTACAGATAGCTTTGCTCTTCACGAAAAGCTAAAACAGAAAGGCTACTCCCCTCAGGCTTTGCAGCAGTCTGGACTGTTCTATTTGCGCGAGGAACATGTAGGTGCCCAGAAAGCCCGATGCCGTTTCGCCGGTCGGCTTATGATTCCGATCCGCGACAACAACAGCCGCATCGTCGCCTTCACCGCGCGGGTAACTGATCTCACTCGAGAGGACGACGTGGCACGCGATGCAAAATACGTCAATAGCCCTGAAACACCCCTGTTTGTAAAGAGTAATATCCTCTTCAACCTCGACGTCGCCCGCAAAGCGACTAAGGAAAACAGGACACTTTACATGGTGGAAGGCCAGCTCGACGCCATCCGGTGCGTCGAACAAGGCATCAAGTCAGTTGTAGCGCCCCAGGGGACTGCCATTACTGACCAACAATTACACCAACTCCGCCGCATCGTGGACCGCCTGGTATTTGTGCTTGATGGTGATCGCGCTGGCAAAGACGCCGCACTCAGGGCACTCCCTATGGCATTGAAAGCAGGCTTAGAACCGCGCTTTGTGGCGCTTGCTGACGGACAAGATCCAGATTCCATTGCTCAAGCTGGAGGCACCGATGCACTCAAGAAATGCTTCGAAAACTCAATGGGCACCGTCGCATTTACCAAAGCCGCCCTGGATTCGGGAGATCCCCCCTCTCCTTCAGAACGCCAGGGCCAACTGAGATCCCTGTTCGGCATCCTAAACAGTGTAGAATCAGCTATTCTTCTGGAAGAATACATCGAAGAGACGGCACGTGTGTGGCAGCTTCCACCCGATGCACTGCGCACCGATTTCGCCCAATTTCGTAAACGGCAAACAGGACGAAAGTCGAACAGAACACACCAGCCTCAGACGAATACAGATTCCCCCGACGCCGCCCCTACTCCCGAGACCGCTCAGGCACAGGATTCTACGTTGACACGGGTTGAGAGTCAGCTACTATGGTTCATTTTGCATAATGGAGATTTCCTGGACTTTATCGCAGCAAATTTCGACATTAACTGGATTCACGCTGACTCGGTTCCGGCACGCATGCTGCGAAAGATCTTAGTCGACGTTCAACACGGAGCTATCGAACCAGGAGATCCACTCATCGACTCCTTTGAAACTTCTAAGGAACGCCAACTGTTTTTCGATTTACAATCCATCGACCTCAACCTCGAGGAACCGGAAAAATCGGTAAAGCAAGCGATAAACAACGCGTTCACCAATTGGATACAAATCAACTTAGACAGACTCAGCCACCAAATCGCTCAACTCAGTTCAGATTCCGAAGAAACCATTCACCTGATGCGTGAACGTATTGACTACCGCAAGATGCGCGCATCTCTTCCTTTTCCCTCCTAACCTAGCCCTCACCGTCCTCATGCCAGCAAAGAAGAAAGCTTCCGCGAAAAAAACCCCACCTGCGAAAAAGAAAAAGACCGCCACTAAGGCGAAGTCTGCCGCGAAGAAAGCACCCGCAAAAAAAGCTGCTCCCAAGGCCGCCGCCGTGAAGCCAGAGATTTCTGAGGAGAAGCAAAGTTTCAACGACTCCCAAGCACGCTTGAATGATCGCATCCGCGATCTGATCCGACTGTCCAAAGAGCAGGGTTACGTTACGTATAAAGACATCAATGTCGCCCTGCCTGAAAGCGTAAATAACCCGGAAGAGATCGAGAATGTGATCAGCATCCTCGAGAATCTTGAAGTCGACATCCTCGATGCCAGTGAAGTCGAGACTTACAAGGCGCGGATGGAGGAGAACGAAGAACAAGAGATGCGCAACAGCCAGGCCGACATGATCGACGACCCGGTCCGCATGTATCTCAAACAAATGGGCCAGGTGCCACTTCTCACACGCGAGCAAGAGGTTTCTATTTCCAAGCGCATCGAAACAGCGGAGCTCAAAGCCGCAAACATCCTTTTTTCTGTGGGTATCACAGCAGACTATCAAATCGGCCTGATTACAAAGCTGCTCAACCGCGAAGAGCGTTTCGACCGTATCGTTCTAGATAAAAAGATAGAAAGCCGGGAAGCTTATTACCAAATGCTGCCTCAGCTTGTTGCCGAGGCACAAAAGATCAACACCCAACTCACTGATCTTTGGAATAAGATGAAGGATGCGGGGGAGGATGAGAAAAAGCTCAAACGTCTTCAAACCCAATACACGAAGGCAGAAACAAAGCTAAAGCCG
This region includes:
- a CDS encoding tetratricopeptide repeat protein, with the protein product MASSIKRIILLYVPCVLGSIWFSGCSNEAQRTESALNQAQIAYDASAFGQAVTILEPLATSNPDNVDIHELLGKSYQRLGDYLGAAIILRETYTKDPARIHLAKDAAKSFAAAGDFTSAIAAYRKYLNIFRDDAHAMRGLADAWLVTGRDTPALEWLLLLEKSAPPLFTREYILETARIYRQSGLNVQAKRYYQRLESDEDLSYSLPAQLALIDLAARDQEWENVKIRMAMVDKIAPGAFDASPVGALREQLAERERNLARLAEEQAKQEALAEEAREALISASTASETSETEAEQEITQPEPTEPEFAEVIESAPTVTPPADGDGIQVSASDDTLASTTTEVQEPETADLAIPDIDPSEPDSTAILTKPDVSSEDVTSDSLKTRSELISRGDTLLEQDDYEGAVNAYYDADARSPNDPIIWERISQVFLQQGSPRQGEIAMLEAMRHAPDDAELRIRYIRMIQGMGDPKKLMRVIESAKQRFPENAQITLLLARAFERIERNERVARFYYEQFLDLAPDSPEAESVRARLISR
- a CDS encoding septum formation inhibitor Maf produces the protein MTQSILLLSLFIVSVFCSHHRLTAATEQELRDTWFDGAEITTYSLKQVRYGDEHPGVATLIFVTEPFDTTKQVKSDRRDSNDMDVLKLNALREFNTGIYAYRTMTSVFSPLFEEDGRALKLTTSVQDWCGQVYAQINREDGALRYELRSYFEGEGDQDLEWTGDIWMENGFWTLLRRDPQALPVGEFLAIPDSLSLRFSHRETRPYAAVGEMKSGRIWSSYRVEYPELGRFLEIEFATAFPHGIRGWTERDTATSQVTEAELMKRISNSYYWSQNSPKDRNLREKLNLSGIP
- the dnaG gene encoding DNA primase, which encodes MPRIARKTIEDIRARVDLYDVVSPHVELKRAGASWKGLSPFNSERTPSFYVHPDKGFYKCFSSGKAGDHFSFVEEVENISFEEAVETLAKRFNISIEYEAGGPSREERSLRQELFDLHEVAAQWFRDAFQASNEEGEYARDYWTEQRKFSAETGEDYKIGWAPTDSFALHEKLKQKGYSPQALQQSGLFYLREEHVGAQKARCRFAGRLMIPIRDNNSRIVAFTARVTDLTREDDVARDAKYVNSPETPLFVKSNILFNLDVARKATKENRTLYMVEGQLDAIRCVEQGIKSVVAPQGTAITDQQLHQLRRIVDRLVFVLDGDRAGKDAALRALPMALKAGLEPRFVALADGQDPDSIAQAGGTDALKKCFENSMGTVAFTKAALDSGDPPSPSERQGQLRSLFGILNSVESAILLEEYIEETARVWQLPPDALRTDFAQFRKRQTGRKSNRTHQPQTNTDSPDAAPTPETAQAQDSTLTRVESQLLWFILHNGDFLDFIAANFDINWIHADSVPARMLRKILVDVQHGAIEPGDPLIDSFETSKERQLFFDLQSIDLNLEEPEKSVKQAINNAFTNWIQINLDRLSHQIAQLSSDSEETIHLMRERIDYRKMRASLPFPS
- a CDS encoding DUF362 domain-containing protein, whose amino-acid sequence is MQGFRDKSRRRFVGLFLMLLCVIALDAQDTFVQRDLLERYIWETDISEFSATAYDASVEAIVQSFERERGEPITPGETGIVALKVQTAQGGGLATPLNLVSAVADALVKRGFVREDIRIVDLNTSQLREAQFLPSLSQLETAFEGMSVQPLDSEAYYDPVWFYDNPLPPPRPRSFGSVTFEDERGERNITEEERRSYLPTNLFLDVDFWINLPVVSDHRILLLHGALTNASVYAVSNTRRFLNSSTTGPVAVAEIASIPELREKWLFTLLSLERYQYIGGPQFNSLYTRSEPLLWLSTNAVALDALMLERLNDARQQQGFDILRSSHPLLEYAQAVGLGFYDIEQLEWKFVSN